Proteins encoded within one genomic window of uncultured Fretibacterium sp.:
- the gltX gene encoding glutamate--tRNA ligase, with amino-acid sequence MTSAETAQNRKEKQEVRVRFAPSPTGALHIGGGHTALFNWLWARHTGGRFILRIEDTDRARSTAAYEETIMSGMNWLGLDWDEGPDRGGDYGPYRQSERLDLYREHAGRLVAEGRAYRDGEAILFKVLPGQDLSFDDIVYGRIETTSDGLREKNSDALKDIVLIKSDGMPAYNYAVVIDDHLMAISHVIRGEDHISNTPKQILLYRALGWEVPLFAHLPMILGRDKKKLSKRHGATSVYEFRDMGYMPDSVFNFLALLGWSAGEDREIFTRSEAASLFELSRVTRKAAVFDPDKLNFINQEHLKRLDPMVRLAMVRPFWLEAGLPVENHDDAWLAGALTLMEGRGRTAREMAEFSDYFVSFEPVKARYSAEAVPDDLRPGLRDFFGVLLSLPDWTPENLEEAARRWVADHGVKMKDYAMTLRFALTGMKVSPGIFEVAVHLGRDEVRRRLEHYVLI; translated from the coding sequence ATGACTTCGGCAGAGACTGCACAGAATCGTAAAGAGAAACAGGAAGTACGGGTGCGCTTCGCCCCGAGCCCCACGGGGGCGCTGCACATCGGGGGCGGGCACACCGCCCTCTTCAACTGGCTCTGGGCCCGGCACACCGGCGGGCGGTTCATCCTGCGCATCGAGGACACCGACCGGGCACGGTCGACCGCGGCCTACGAGGAGACCATCATGTCGGGCATGAACTGGCTGGGCCTGGACTGGGACGAGGGGCCCGACCGGGGCGGGGACTACGGCCCCTACCGGCAGTCCGAGCGCCTCGACCTTTACCGCGAGCACGCCGGGCGGCTCGTCGCGGAGGGCAGGGCCTACCGGGACGGGGAGGCGATCCTCTTCAAGGTCCTGCCCGGGCAGGACCTCTCCTTCGACGACATCGTCTACGGCCGCATCGAGACCACGAGCGACGGCCTGAGGGAGAAGAACTCGGACGCCCTCAAGGACATCGTCCTCATCAAGAGCGACGGCATGCCCGCCTACAACTACGCCGTCGTGATCGACGACCACCTCATGGCGATCAGCCACGTCATCCGCGGCGAGGACCACATCTCGAACACGCCCAAGCAGATCCTGCTCTACCGTGCCCTGGGCTGGGAGGTCCCGCTTTTCGCCCACCTGCCCATGATCCTGGGCAGGGACAAGAAGAAGCTGAGCAAGCGCCACGGGGCGACGAGCGTCTACGAGTTCCGGGACATGGGCTACATGCCGGACTCCGTGTTCAACTTCCTGGCGCTCCTGGGCTGGTCGGCCGGGGAGGACCGCGAGATCTTCACGCGCAGCGAGGCCGCCTCGCTCTTCGAGCTGTCTCGGGTGACCCGCAAGGCCGCGGTGTTCGACCCCGACAAGCTCAACTTCATCAATCAGGAACACCTCAAGCGGCTCGACCCCATGGTCCGCCTCGCTATGGTCCGGCCCTTCTGGCTGGAGGCGGGGCTGCCCGTCGAGAACCACGACGACGCCTGGCTCGCCGGGGCCCTCACCCTGATGGAGGGACGGGGGCGGACGGCCCGGGAGATGGCGGAGTTCTCGGATTACTTCGTGTCCTTCGAGCCCGTGAAGGCCCGCTACTCGGCGGAGGCCGTCCCGGACGACCTTCGGCCCGGCCTCAGGGACTTTTTCGGAGTCCTCCTCTCCCTGCCCGACTGGACGCCGGAGAACCTGGAGGAGGCCGCCCGGCGCTGGGTCGCCGACCACGGGGTGAAGATGAAGGACTACGCGATGACTCTGCGCTTCGCCCTCACGGGGATGAAGGTCAGCCCCGGCATCTTCGAGGTCGCCGTGCATCTGGGGCGCGACGAGGTGCGGCGGCGGCTGGAGCACTACGTCTTGATCTGA